A genomic segment from Necator americanus strain Aroian chromosome III, whole genome shotgun sequence encodes:
- a CDS encoding hypothetical protein (NECATOR_CHRIII.G12048.T1): protein MWRGRFNTLLKRQAPSSSAPELGHVQRPTYAAVSEEPASESEVLVRIQKMKNKKSGGMIELAQKCGDLSISPVQYRLTEGYLARGNSLSQFLSTLSQPSRNPGIPVE from the coding sequence ATGTGGAGGGGACGTTTTAACACCTTGCTGAAACGGCAAGCACCGTCGTCGTCTGCTCCTGAACTCGGGCATGTCCAAAGACCTACATACGCCGCTGTCAGCGAAGAACCAGCGAGTGAGTCGGAGGTTCTTGTCcgtatccaaaaaatgaagaataaaaaatctgGCGGTATGATAGagttagcgcagaaatgcggAGATCTCTCGATCTCGCCCGTTCAATATAGATTGACGGAAGGATACCTGGCTCGTGGAAACTCGCTATCACAATTCCTCTCCACATTAAGCCAGCCGTCACGAAACCCAGGAATTCCCGTGGAGTAG